The Fusarium graminearum PH-1 chromosome 2, whole genome shotgun sequence genome includes a region encoding these proteins:
- a CDS encoding 60S ribosomal protein L24 — protein sequence MRTYEDTFSGARIYPGKGKLYVRGDSKIFRFQNGKSESLFLQRKNPRRIAWTVLYRRQHRKGISEEVAKKRTRRTVKAQRGIVGASLDVIKEKRNIRPEARSAARAQAIKESKEKKQAEAATKKSEKAKLAAQASKGQAVRQVSKQGAKGSAPKVQAKTR from the exons ATGCGAACCTACGAGGACACCTTCTCCGGCGCGAGAATCTACCCTGGCAAG GGTAAGCTCTACGTCCGTGGCGACAGCAAGATCTTCCGATTCCAGAACGGCAAGTCGGagtctctcttccttcaaagGAAGAACCCCCGCCGTATCGCATGGACCGTCCTCTACCGCCGACAGCACCGCAAGGGTATCTCTGAG GAGGTTGCCAAGAAGCGAACCCGCCGCACTGTCAAGGCTCAGCGTGGTATCGTTGGTGCTTCTCTTGACgtgatcaaggagaagcgcaaCATCCGACCCGAGGCCCGCTCCGCTGCCCGCGCccaggccatcaaggagagcaaggagaagaagcaggccgaGGCTGCTACCAAGAAGTCCGAGAAGGCTAAGCTCGCTGCCCAGGCCTCCAAGGGCCAGGCTGTCCGACAGGTCAGCAAGCAGGGTGCCAAGGGCTCTGCTCCCAAGGTCCAGGCCAAGACCCGTTAA